From Chryseobacterium sp. IHB B 17019, one genomic window encodes:
- a CDS encoding carbohydrate-binding module family 14 protein yields the protein MKNKMIILWGFLFSGLVFAQIGINSKDPLSTLDINAKNSTGVTTATDGILIPRVDRQRAQSMTNIPISTLIYVNNISTGTQSGVAFNIDETGFYYFNGTEWVKLRDPFKTGTIVTGWETSGNTATDPTANFIGTTDNQGLAIRTNNTIRAIIENTGIMRMGNITNASGNQSTVSIANESTSGASVLPGVLSVVDSRLSTSSIENPPTADIFNGRGGPASDLLTLGTNTNSQAPNYTPRSIAFYNVNATNTGNIGQIAWVATPGKVTRLSETAASISDYTRDKTNNYAGLSFSTRGTSGFGSRMVINPNGFVGIGTTTPTNVLDLGASFGGTITDNVGKKLAVYNDAAGTDFYGLGISPGILQFHAASTANEAPAMILNGNGNVGIGTTTPAGNVILELSANNKAFLPPRLTSAQRTALSPKLAGMMVYNVTTNCLEFWDSNAWIPTCAPTQPAQGTITGISCATATVNGTLMANAPASGVTVTIPYTGGNGGSHGGQTVASTNIPGLTATLAAGSFTTASGSLVYTITGTPVVAGTTSFAINIGGQTCTLNIPVGLPAAAVTTLSCATAVNNGTLTAGTAASGVSSNIPYTGGNGGSYPTQTVNSTGVTGLTATLTGSNLLNGSGNLTFTITGTPNSAGTASFLINMGSQSCTFSRTVTAPAGIANINCSGATLNGTLKNNNAASGVTLLVPYTGGNGGSYSAQSIPSTGVPGLTATLSANNFNVGSGTLTFNITGTPLGEGTASFSINMGGTLCTASVTVNILQSGDYNCPAGPDGAYPYPNVPNKYVQCITVGGVKYAYIYTCPAGTQWNNTTKQCTAP from the coding sequence ATGAAAAACAAAATGATTATCTTATGGGGATTTCTTTTCTCAGGATTAGTCTTCGCCCAGATTGGGATCAATTCAAAAGATCCTCTGTCCACTTTAGATATTAATGCAAAAAATTCCACGGGAGTTACAACTGCAACAGATGGAATACTCATTCCCAGAGTAGACAGGCAAAGAGCCCAAAGTATGACCAATATTCCTATTTCAACATTAATCTATGTGAATAACATCAGTACGGGAACCCAGTCCGGAGTAGCCTTTAATATAGACGAGACGGGATTTTATTACTTTAATGGTACTGAATGGGTAAAACTTAGAGACCCTTTTAAGACTGGTACAATAGTGACAGGCTGGGAAACTTCGGGTAATACTGCTACCGATCCCACAGCAAACTTTATTGGAACTACAGATAATCAGGGTCTTGCTATAAGAACCAACAATACGATCAGAGCCATAATAGAAAACACGGGTATCATGAGGATGGGAAATATAACAAATGCATCCGGAAACCAATCTACTGTAAGCATTGCTAATGAAAGCACTTCTGGTGCAAGTGTATTACCTGGAGTGCTGTCTGTCGTCGACAGCCGATTATCTACCTCATCGATCGAAAACCCGCCTACAGCAGATATTTTTAACGGAAGAGGGGGCCCTGCGTCTGATCTTCTTACCCTTGGAACTAATACCAATAGCCAGGCACCTAATTATACACCAAGAAGTATAGCATTCTATAATGTGAATGCAACAAATACCGGAAATATCGGTCAGATTGCATGGGTAGCTACTCCCGGAAAAGTAACCAGATTATCCGAAACAGCAGCCTCTATTTCAGATTACACACGAGATAAGACCAATAATTATGCAGGACTAAGCTTCAGTACAAGAGGAACGTCAGGCTTTGGTTCAAGAATGGTTATAAATCCAAATGGATTTGTAGGAATAGGTACAACTACCCCAACCAATGTACTCGACTTAGGAGCATCTTTTGGAGGCACCATTACCGATAATGTAGGAAAAAAGCTGGCAGTTTATAATGATGCTGCGGGAACAGATTTTTACGGCTTAGGAATTAGTCCAGGAATTCTTCAGTTTCATGCAGCTTCTACTGCGAATGAAGCCCCTGCAATGATTCTTAACGGAAACGGTAATGTAGGTATAGGAACTACGACACCTGCAGGTAATGTTATTTTAGAGCTATCTGCAAATAACAAAGCCTTTCTTCCCCCAAGGCTTACTTCAGCCCAGAGGACTGCCCTGAGTCCTAAACTAGCAGGAATGATGGTTTATAACGTAACTACAAACTGTCTTGAGTTCTGGGATTCTAATGCCTGGATACCTACGTGCGCGCCAACTCAACCTGCACAGGGAACAATAACCGGAATAAGTTGTGCCACTGCTACTGTCAATGGAACCCTGATGGCCAATGCGCCAGCCTCAGGAGTAACTGTTACAATTCCTTATACAGGAGGTAACGGAGGTTCTCACGGAGGACAAACCGTAGCTTCTACAAATATACCGGGCTTAACGGCTACTCTGGCAGCAGGAAGCTTTACCACTGCAAGCGGATCCCTGGTCTATACCATTACAGGAACACCGGTAGTTGCGGGAACAACTAGTTTTGCGATTAATATTGGTGGGCAAACATGTACATTAAATATTCCGGTAGGTCTTCCTGCTGCAGCAGTTACTACCTTATCATGTGCAACCGCAGTTAATAACGGTACTTTAACAGCAGGAACGGCAGCTTCAGGGGTGTCTTCCAACATCCCTTATACAGGTGGAAATGGAGGTAGTTATCCAACACAAACTGTAAATTCAACAGGAGTAACAGGATTAACAGCTACTCTTACAGGATCAAACCTTCTCAACGGAAGCGGAAATCTTACCTTTACTATTACAGGAACTCCAAATTCTGCAGGAACGGCAAGTTTTCTTATCAATATGGGAAGCCAATCATGTACTTTCTCAAGAACAGTGACTGCTCCTGCCGGTATTGCAAATATAAACTGTTCAGGAGCCACGCTTAACGGAACCCTAAAAAACAATAATGCAGCTTCAGGAGTTACCTTATTGGTTCCTTATACAGGTGGAAACGGAGGTTCTTACAGTGCTCAGTCTATACCTTCTACAGGTGTACCGGGATTAACGGCTACTTTATCAGCAAATAACTTTAATGTAGGATCAGGTACACTTACATTTAATATTACAGGAACTCCTCTTGGGGAAGGTACTGCAAGCTTTAGTATAAATATGGGTGGAACTCTTTGTACAGCAAGTGTAACGGTAAATATACTGCAATCAGGAGACTATAACTGCCCTGCAGGGCCAGATGGTGCATATCCATATCCTAATGTACCAAATAAATACGTACAATGTATAACAGTTGGAGGGGTAAAATATGCATATATATACACATGTCCTGCGGGAACACAGTGGAATAATACTACTAAACAGTGTACAGCACCGTAG